A single Flavobacterium sp. 1 DNA region contains:
- the mobA gene encoding conjugal transfer protein MobA, translating into MENEEKKNPHKGGRPSKIDPALHRYSISLTAEENARFLTLFETSGMHVMAHFITACVFQKGIKTVKIDKATMDYYMRLTSFYSQFRAVGVNYNQVVKILHRNFSEKKALAYLYKLEKQTIELAVLSKKIIQLTEQFETNYLKK; encoded by the coding sequence ATGGAAAATGAAGAAAAAAAGAACCCTCATAAAGGAGGGAGACCTTCCAAAATAGATCCAGCATTACATCGCTATTCCATCAGTCTTACAGCAGAAGAAAATGCCCGTTTCCTGACTCTTTTTGAAACATCAGGAATGCATGTAATGGCGCACTTTATTACAGCGTGTGTTTTTCAAAAAGGGATCAAAACAGTTAAGATTGATAAAGCGACAATGGATTATTATATGCGCCTTACCTCTTTTTACAGCCAGTTTAGGGCTGTTGGGGTAAATTACAATCAGGTTGTCAAGATTTTGCACCGTAATTTTTCCGAAAAGAAAGCTTTGGCATATCTATACAAATTGGAAAAGCAGACAATCGAATTAGCGGTTCTATCCAAAAAGATAATACAGCTCACAGAGCAATTCGAGACAAACTACCTTAAAAAATAG
- a CDS encoding recombinase family protein produces MKKIADLYVRVSTDEQADRGYSQRNQEEVLRKYCQINDITIRDVIYEDHSAKTFIRPQWNKLLEKLRKNKNKTDLVLFTKWDRFSRNAGDAYQMINILRKLGVEPQGIEQPLDLSIPENKMMLAFYLAAPEVENDRRALNTFHGMRRARKEGRYMGLAPAGYINRIREDGAKYIAFDEPEASIIKWAFVELAKGVFNTEQIFFKAKKKGLKCSRNNFWRLIRNPVYCGKITVPKYKDEEAKYVTGQHKALITETLFNEVQEVLDGRGRNFRPKIVTKEPFPLRGFFMCPECNKILTGSISKGRNNYYAYYHCSAGCRFRINADSANTVFMDNLKMYIPIAEIGNVYKNLIIEAYKESDKVNIDYKIKLVEEINDYKKRIAYIRDLLSKQQIDVSDYRIKNKTLGGNVKIK; encoded by the coding sequence ATGAAAAAAATAGCAGATTTATATGTACGGGTGAGTACCGACGAACAAGCAGACAGAGGATATTCTCAAAGAAATCAAGAAGAGGTTTTAAGAAAATATTGCCAAATCAATGACATCACGATAAGGGATGTGATTTATGAGGATCATTCCGCTAAAACATTTATTAGACCACAATGGAATAAACTACTGGAAAAGTTAAGAAAAAATAAAAACAAAACTGATTTAGTTCTGTTCACGAAATGGGATCGATTTAGCAGAAACGCTGGCGATGCATATCAAATGATAAATATACTTAGAAAACTTGGTGTTGAACCTCAAGGAATAGAACAGCCTTTAGATTTATCAATTCCTGAAAATAAGATGATGCTGGCCTTTTATTTAGCCGCTCCAGAAGTGGAGAATGACAGACGAGCTTTAAATACTTTTCATGGAATGAGAAGAGCGAGAAAAGAAGGTCGTTACATGGGTTTAGCTCCAGCAGGATATATTAACAGAATTCGTGAGGATGGCGCAAAATACATTGCCTTTGATGAGCCGGAAGCTTCTATTATTAAATGGGCGTTTGTAGAGCTTGCAAAAGGTGTATTTAATACAGAACAAATATTTTTTAAAGCAAAGAAGAAAGGATTAAAATGTTCAAGAAATAATTTTTGGAGATTAATTAGAAATCCTGTCTACTGTGGAAAAATCACGGTGCCTAAATATAAGGATGAAGAAGCAAAATATGTTACAGGACAGCATAAGGCTTTGATTACGGAAACTCTTTTTAATGAAGTGCAAGAGGTATTAGATGGCAGAGGAAGAAACTTTCGCCCAAAAATTGTAACGAAAGAACCTTTTCCTTTGAGAGGATTTTTTATGTGCCCTGAATGTAATAAAATACTAACTGGAAGTATTTCTAAGGGAAGAAATAATTATTATGCTTACTATCATTGTTCTGCTGGATGCAGATTTAGGATTAATGCAGATAGTGCAAACACTGTTTTTATGGATAATCTCAAAATGTATATACCGATAGCTGAAATAGGAAATGTCTACAAAAATTTAATTATTGAGGCTTATAAAGAGAGCGATAAAGTGAATATTGATTATAAAATAAAGCTAGTTGAAGAAATTAATGACTATAAAAAGAGAATTGCATACATCAGAGATTTATTGTCAAAACAACAAATTGATGTATCGGATTACAGGATCAAGAACAAAACCTTGGGAGGAAATGTTAAAATAAAATAA
- a CDS encoding transposase, translating into MTPIDLLKLMLPDFLVDHFEVVSTTNTEEILHLYFEEKIKPPQEFNTFELVSKGFLDEITIQDFPLRGKFVYLHIKRRRWTNKTTGEIIKRDWNLVAKGTRMTQEFAAFLKEINR; encoded by the coding sequence ATGACTCCTATTGACCTTTTAAAATTGATGCTGCCTGATTTTTTAGTAGACCACTTTGAAGTGGTTTCTACTACTAATACAGAAGAAATATTACACTTGTATTTTGAGGAAAAAATTAAGCCTCCACAAGAGTTTAATACATTTGAACTGGTATCAAAGGGCTTTTTGGATGAGATCACTATTCAGGATTTTCCTCTAAGAGGTAAGTTTGTGTATTTGCATATCAAAAGACGTCGCTGGACTAATAAAACCACAGGAGAAATTATTAAAAGAGATTGGAATTTAGTTGCCAAAGGAACCCGCATGACTCAAGAGTTTGCGGCTTTTTTAAAAGAAATTAATAGATAA
- a CDS encoding transposase, producing MGGFFGVNGKKLQRQYKKHLSSFNTWDPREHAHQWIVYPENIGTHLSIDEVALSQGELYTIVTNKKFKGKKGSLVAIVAGTKADQVIEHISKIDYKKRSCVKEITLDMANSMKLISKRCFPKAIQVTDRFHVQKLALEALQEIRIKHRWEAMDFENQLILQAKRENKTYIPELLPNGDSLKQLLARSRYLLYKSREKWTENQKERAQMLFELYPDIKTAYNLNQQLRGIYNNNNDKHIAMTKLAHWYRNVEESGFKNFNILLNTITFNYQSILNYFDNRSTNASAESFNAKIKAFRSQFRGVRNIDFFLFRLSNLFA from the coding sequence ATTGGAGGTTTTTTCGGAGTAAACGGAAAGAAGCTCCAAAGACAATACAAAAAGCACTTGAGTTCCTTTAATACTTGGGATCCACGAGAACATGCACATCAATGGATTGTTTATCCTGAAAATATAGGTACTCATTTATCAATTGACGAAGTAGCTTTATCTCAGGGTGAACTTTATACTATTGTAACCAACAAGAAATTCAAAGGCAAAAAAGGTTCATTAGTTGCTATTGTTGCTGGAACCAAGGCTGATCAGGTTATAGAACACATCAGTAAGATTGATTATAAGAAGAGGAGCTGTGTCAAAGAGATAACACTTGACATGGCTAATTCCATGAAACTAATCTCTAAGAGATGCTTTCCAAAAGCAATACAAGTGACCGATAGGTTTCATGTTCAAAAATTAGCATTGGAAGCTTTACAAGAGATTAGAATCAAGCATCGATGGGAAGCTATGGATTTTGAGAATCAATTGATATTGCAGGCAAAAAGAGAGAATAAAACATATATCCCAGAGCTCTTGCCTAATGGAGATTCTCTAAAACAACTTTTGGCCAGAAGCAGGTATCTACTCTATAAATCTCGCGAAAAATGGACTGAAAATCAAAAAGAAAGGGCTCAAATGTTATTTGAATTATACCCCGATATAAAGACAGCATATAATCTAAATCAACAACTTCGAGGGATTTACAATAACAACAATGACAAACACATTGCCATGACCAAACTGGCGCATTGGTATAGAAATGTAGAGGAATCAGGCTTTAAAAACTTTAATATTCTGCTCAATACTATAACTTTTAACTACCAGTCAATTTTAAACTATTTTGACAATAGAAGCACAAATGCTTCTGCCGAATCTTTCAATGCAAAAATAAAAGCTTTTAGAAGTCAGTTTAGAGGAGTGAGAAATATAGATTTCTTCTTATTCAGATTATCCAATCTTTTTGCATAA
- a CDS encoding START-like domain-containing protein — protein sequence MNLKVRYEIEFPINSSPQLLYQYISTPSGLSEWFADNVNSRGEFFTFIWNDSQEKARLASKKSGEKVKFKWVDENNKDTEYFFELNILVDELTKDVSLMVVDFASKEEIDEATQLWENQISDLKHVIGSV from the coding sequence ATGAATTTAAAAGTGCGTTACGAAATCGAATTCCCCATAAATTCTTCCCCCCAATTGTTGTATCAATATATTTCAACACCTTCAGGCCTATCTGAATGGTTTGCAGATAATGTAAATTCTCGTGGTGAGTTTTTTACTTTTATTTGGAATGATTCGCAGGAAAAAGCAAGACTGGCATCAAAAAAATCTGGTGAAAAAGTAAAATTTAAATGGGTAGACGAGAATAATAAGGATACAGAATATTTTTTTGAATTGAATATTTTAGTGGACGAATTAACCAAAGACGTTTCCTTAATGGTTGTCGATTTTGCTAGTAAAGAAGAAATTGATGAAGCTACTCAATTGTGGGAAAATCAAATTTCAGATCTAAAACATGTTATAGGTTCAGTATAG